In a single window of the Pseudoxanthomonas sp. F37 genome:
- a CDS encoding methyl-accepting chemotaxis protein → MNVNARLAHSLSHLPLKRKFLIQTALVALGTIALAVVAARMQYLDLTGTRQEGLKAQTEMALGVIEGYADQVKRGELDEDQAKARALATLSTMQANKGVDYFFVTDEVPTMLMHPTRPDLIGKPLDDVLSPDGKRIFPEFVRAAQAGGGHVDYSWAKAGEEDPVPKTSYAVLYQPWGWVIGTGVYVDDTQAQALQFTFIMTIAGGLLVLLSMAIGWVIGQSVLEPVSRALAAIKGVSRGDLSVRTGHHGRDEVGQMLKATDEMVHMLERFSHETRDMIRLHAAEDISHRMPEDFPGVYGELAGGINTMMFEHLDAFRDAIGILERYASGDLSQDARRLPGTRAFLHEAMDAAKTSLLAINGEIRRLAAAAAAGDFTARGDEAGFRHDFLHMVQGLNAMMATSDRNLAELSALLRAIADGDLTARMEGDFHGVFARMRDDANATVSQLTDIVGRIQDASTSINTAAGEIASGNSDLSRRTEQQAANLEETAASMEELTSTVRQNAESARQANQLAQGAAGVASQGGEVVGKVVTTMTDIEQSSKKIAEIISVIDGIAFQTNILALNAAVEAARAGEQGRGFAVVASEVRTLAQRSANAAKEIKDLIETSVNKVADGSALVHQAGATMGEIVASVQRVTDIMAEISAASQEQSAGIEQVNQTIVQMDETTQQNAALVEEATAAARSMEEQAQALAESVAVFKLEARARTGAHARPTTPAPRPAKASPAPAASVRKPAARKPEPAFAEGDWQEF, encoded by the coding sequence ATGAACGTCAATGCCCGCCTCGCCCACTCCCTGTCCCACCTCCCCCTCAAGCGCAAGTTCCTGATCCAGACGGCACTGGTCGCCCTGGGCACCATCGCGCTGGCCGTCGTCGCCGCACGCATGCAGTACCTGGACCTGACCGGCACGCGGCAGGAAGGACTGAAAGCCCAGACCGAGATGGCGCTGGGCGTGATCGAGGGCTACGCCGACCAAGTCAAGCGCGGCGAGCTGGACGAGGACCAGGCCAAGGCGCGCGCGCTGGCCACGCTGTCCACCATGCAGGCCAACAAGGGCGTGGACTACTTCTTCGTGACCGACGAAGTCCCGACCATGCTGATGCACCCCACCCGCCCCGACCTGATCGGCAAGCCGCTGGACGATGTACTGAGCCCGGACGGCAAGCGCATCTTCCCCGAGTTCGTCCGCGCGGCGCAGGCCGGCGGCGGCCACGTCGACTACAGCTGGGCCAAGGCCGGCGAAGAGGACCCCGTGCCGAAGACCTCGTATGCCGTGCTGTACCAGCCCTGGGGCTGGGTGATCGGCACCGGCGTCTACGTCGACGACACCCAGGCCCAGGCGCTGCAGTTCACCTTCATCATGACCATCGCCGGCGGCCTGCTGGTGCTGCTGAGCATGGCGATCGGCTGGGTGATCGGCCAGTCGGTGCTGGAACCGGTCTCGCGCGCGCTGGCCGCCATCAAGGGCGTTTCCCGCGGCGACCTGAGCGTGCGCACCGGCCACCATGGACGGGATGAGGTCGGCCAGATGCTGAAGGCCACCGACGAGATGGTGCACATGCTGGAGCGCTTCTCTCATGAAACGCGCGACATGATCCGCCTGCACGCCGCCGAGGACATCAGCCATCGCATGCCGGAGGATTTCCCGGGCGTGTATGGCGAACTGGCCGGCGGCATCAACACCATGATGTTCGAACACCTGGATGCCTTCCGCGATGCGATCGGCATCCTGGAGCGCTACGCCAGCGGCGACCTGAGCCAGGACGCCCGCCGCCTGCCGGGTACGCGCGCCTTCCTGCATGAAGCCATGGATGCGGCCAAGACCAGCCTGCTGGCGATCAACGGCGAGATCAGGCGCCTGGCCGCCGCCGCCGCCGCCGGCGACTTCACCGCCCGCGGCGACGAGGCCGGCTTCCGCCACGATTTCCTGCACATGGTGCAGGGCCTCAACGCGATGATGGCCACCAGCGACCGCAATCTGGCCGAACTGTCCGCCCTGCTGCGCGCCATCGCCGACGGCGACCTGACCGCGCGCATGGAAGGCGACTTCCATGGCGTGTTCGCCCGCATGCGCGACGACGCCAACGCCACCGTCAGCCAGTTGACCGACATCGTCGGCCGCATCCAGGACGCCTCCACCAGCATCAATACCGCCGCCGGCGAGATCGCCAGCGGCAACAGCGACCTGTCGCGCCGTACCGAGCAGCAGGCCGCCAACCTGGAAGAAACCGCCGCCTCCATGGAGGAACTGACCTCCACCGTGCGCCAGAACGCGGAAAGCGCCCGCCAGGCCAACCAGCTGGCCCAGGGCGCCGCAGGCGTCGCTTCCCAGGGCGGCGAAGTGGTCGGCAAGGTGGTCACCACGATGACCGACATCGAACAGTCGTCCAAGAAGATCGCCGAGATCATCTCGGTCATCGACGGCATCGCCTTCCAGACCAACATCCTGGCGCTGAACGCGGCGGTGGAAGCCGCGCGTGCCGGCGAGCAGGGCCGCGGCTTCGCGGTGGTGGCTTCCGAGGTACGCACGCTGGCCCAGCGCAGCGCCAACGCCGCCAAGGAGATCAAGGACCTGATCGAAACCTCGGTGAACAAGGTGGCCGATGGTTCGGCGCTGGTGCACCAGGCCGGCGCCACCATGGGCGAGATCGTGGCCAGCGTGCAGCGCGTGACCGACATCATGGCCGAGATCTCCGCTGCCTCACAGGAGCAGTCGGCCGGCATCGAGCAGGTCAACCAGACCATCGTGCAGATGGACGAGACCACCCAGCAGAACGCCGCGCTGGTGGAAGAAGCCACCGCCGCCGCACGCAGCATGGAAGAGCAGGCGCAGGCGCTGGCCGAGTCGGTGGCGGTGTTCAAGCTGGAGGCCCGGGCCAGGACCGGCGCTCATGCGCGGCCGACGACGCCTGCGCCACGGCCGGCCAAGGCGTCGCCCGCACCGGCTGCCAGCGTGCGCAAGCCAGCCGCGCGCAAGCCCGAACCCGCCTTCGCCGAGGGCGACTGGCAGGAGTTCTGA
- the cheD gene encoding chemoreceptor glutamine deamidase CheD — MSAAAAAFADGRVMRYHDARFKTEAAKLLPTQYLVVDSDTALVTVLGSCVAACIRDPLLKLGGMNHFLLPDGNVGDGAPARYGSYAMELLINDLLKRGASRNRLEAKVFGGANVLKGFTSNPVGTRNAEFVRRYLDAERIPVVAEDLRGIHPRKVWYFPQTGRAVVQRLPHAHDAEVLAAESAARAHLSKAPVTGGVELF; from the coding sequence ATGAGCGCCGCCGCTGCCGCCTTCGCCGATGGCCGCGTGATGCGGTACCACGATGCCCGCTTCAAGACCGAAGCGGCCAAGCTGTTGCCCACCCAGTACCTGGTGGTCGACAGCGACACGGCGCTGGTCACCGTGCTGGGTTCGTGCGTGGCCGCGTGCATCCGCGACCCGCTGCTGAAACTGGGCGGCATGAACCATTTCCTGCTGCCCGACGGCAACGTCGGCGACGGCGCGCCGGCGCGCTACGGCAGCTACGCGATGGAACTGCTGATCAACGACCTGCTCAAGCGCGGTGCGTCACGCAATCGCCTGGAGGCCAAGGTGTTCGGCGGCGCCAACGTGCTGAAGGGGTTCACCAGCAATCCGGTGGGCACGCGCAACGCCGAGTTCGTCCGCCGCTACCTGGATGCGGAGCGCATCCCGGTGGTGGCGGAAGACCTGCGCGGCATCCATCCGCGCAAGGTCTGGTACTTCCCGCAGACCGGGCGCGCCGTCGTGCAGCGCCTGCCGCATGCGCACGATGCCGAAGTGCTGGCCGCCGAGTCCGCCGCCCGCGCCCACCTGTCCAAGGCGCCGGTCACCGGGGGCGTGGAGCTGTTCTGA
- a CDS encoding CheR family methyltransferase — translation MSVSTRSPAQATATIRRTPAPSAIRDDVAASGTRDFEFDDRDFRRVADLIRQRAGIALADGKRDMVYGRLSRRLRALGLRSFKDYLDQLERDGGDEWQAFTNALTTNLTSFFREPHHFERLREELAKRRDDGPLKIWSCAASTGEEPYSIAITACEAYGTMTPPVRILATDVDTQVLATGERGVYPIERIAGLDDAVKRRYFQRGSGPNEGKCRVHPALRQLIEFRPLNLLAPRYEVSGPFVAMFCRNVMIYFDKPTQRGILARLVPHLADDGMLYTGHSENYLHAADIIQPCGRTLYRRAGAAA, via the coding sequence ATGTCCGTCAGCACCCGCTCTCCGGCCCAGGCCACCGCCACGATCCGACGGACCCCCGCCCCTTCTGCCATCCGTGACGACGTTGCCGCATCGGGCACGCGCGACTTCGAGTTCGACGACCGCGACTTCCGCCGCGTCGCCGACCTGATCCGGCAACGCGCCGGCATCGCGCTGGCCGACGGCAAGCGCGACATGGTCTACGGCCGCCTTTCCCGCCGCCTGCGCGCGCTGGGGCTGCGCAGCTTCAAGGACTACCTGGACCAGCTGGAGCGCGACGGCGGCGACGAGTGGCAGGCCTTCACCAACGCCCTGACCACCAACCTGACCTCGTTCTTCCGCGAGCCCCACCATTTCGAGCGCCTGCGCGAAGAACTGGCCAAACGCCGCGACGACGGTCCGTTGAAGATCTGGTCCTGCGCCGCCTCCACCGGCGAGGAACCGTATTCCATCGCCATCACCGCCTGCGAGGCCTATGGCACGATGACGCCGCCGGTGCGCATCCTGGCCACCGACGTGGACACGCAGGTGCTGGCGACCGGCGAGCGCGGCGTCTATCCCATCGAACGCATCGCCGGCCTGGACGATGCGGTGAAACGCCGTTACTTCCAGCGCGGCAGCGGCCCCAACGAGGGCAAGTGCCGCGTGCATCCGGCCCTGCGCCAGCTGATCGAGTTCAGGCCGCTGAACCTGCTGGCGCCGCGGTACGAGGTATCCGGCCCGTTCGTGGCGATGTTCTGCCGCAACGTGATGATCTACTTCGACAAGCCCACCCAGCGCGGCATCCTGGCGCGCCTGGTCCCGCACCTGGCCGACGACGGCATGCTCTACACCGGGCACTCCGAGAACTACCTGCACGCGGCCGACATCATCCAGCCCTGCGGGCGCACGCTGTACCGGCGCGCCGGGGCCGCGGCATGA
- a CDS encoding chemotaxis protein CheW: MSDKKTQAAASADEFLSFTLGEEHYGVDILKVQEIRGYDSVTRLPDAPDYIKGVINLRGTIVPVIDLRLKLRLKEARYDAFTVMIVLNVEDRVVGIVVDSVSDVIALNAEQIRPTPEFGASVDTRFISGIGTVDDRMLILLDIETLIDSADFGQPLPEQVAA, from the coding sequence ATGAGCGACAAGAAGACACAGGCCGCAGCGAGCGCGGACGAGTTCCTCAGCTTCACCCTGGGAGAAGAGCACTACGGCGTTGACATCCTGAAAGTCCAGGAAATCCGCGGCTACGACTCGGTCACCCGCCTGCCCGACGCCCCCGACTACATCAAGGGCGTCATCAACCTGCGCGGCACCATCGTGCCGGTCATCGACCTGCGCCTGAAGCTGCGCCTGAAGGAGGCCCGCTACGACGCCTTCACCGTGATGATCGTGCTGAACGTGGAGGACCGCGTGGTCGGCATCGTGGTGGACAGCGTGTCCGACGTGATCGCGCTCAATGCCGAACAGATCCGGCCCACGCCCGAATTCGGCGCCAGCGTCGACACCCGCTTCATTTCGGGCATCGGCACCGTGGACGACCGCATGCTGATCCTGCTGGATATCGAAACGCTGATCGACAGCGCCGATTTCGGCCAGCCGCTGCCGGAGCAGGTCGCGGCCTGA
- a CDS encoding methyl-accepting chemotaxis protein: MQRIKNLKLTTKMMLAFGVVLALMLVQGIAAFVGLNSLNNATTDVTGNVLPSVKAAGNLQSLMGEYRTTSYRQHVRASDAVKAEAKALAAQTEKKIEKAIKDYVPLIASPEEKKAYDAFVREWKAAQQSYAEVQEMVDLGLPDDAVDAFIGSTRDQHRKALAAIAALIDIVDRQARTASANADSTYTASSTLMVVMLLVGIVGGLTLAWFFARAIANAVGDAVRVANDVSAGKLDGKIDTSRQDEVGQLLSAMQRMQTQLQSVMAAQSEMAARHDEGQISYRMDDSAFPGDYGRMVRDTNALVGSHLQAIGDALKIMQRYSIGDLSLDMPKLPGEKANLTETMDATKANLSAINGEIKRLAMAASSGDFSQRGDVDRYQYDFRDMIDGLNQLMETTDGNLAEVSELLQAIARGDLTARMEGDFHGVFARMRDDANATVSQLTDIVGRIQDASTSINTAAGEIASGNSDLSRRTEQQAANLEETAASMEELTSTVRQNAESARQANQLAIGAAGVASQGGEVVGKVVTTMRDIEQSSKKIADIISVIDGIAFQTNILALNAAVEAARAGEQGRGFAVVASEVRTLAQRSANAAKEIKGLIETSVDKVADGSALVNQAGATMGEIVASVQRVTDIMAEISAASQEQSAGIEQVNQTITQMDETTQQNAALVEEASAAARSMEEQAQALSESVSVFKLHAHAAPTAAARQPARPAAAAPAKPTARPAAPAALEPALAEGDDWQEF, from the coding sequence ATGCAGCGGATCAAGAACCTCAAACTGACGACGAAGATGATGCTGGCCTTCGGCGTCGTGCTGGCCCTGATGCTGGTCCAGGGCATCGCCGCCTTCGTCGGCCTGAACTCGTTGAACAACGCCACCACGGACGTCACCGGCAACGTGCTGCCCAGCGTGAAGGCCGCCGGCAACCTGCAGAGCCTGATGGGCGAATACCGCACCACCTCGTACCGCCAGCACGTGCGCGCCAGCGACGCCGTCAAGGCCGAGGCCAAGGCACTGGCCGCGCAGACGGAAAAGAAGATCGAAAAGGCCATCAAGGACTATGTCCCGCTGATCGCCAGCCCGGAAGAGAAGAAGGCCTACGACGCCTTCGTCAGGGAATGGAAGGCGGCCCAGCAGTCCTATGCCGAAGTGCAGGAGATGGTGGACCTGGGCCTGCCCGACGACGCCGTGGACGCCTTCATCGGCAGCACGCGCGACCAGCACCGCAAGGCGCTCGCGGCCATCGCCGCGCTGATCGACATCGTCGACCGGCAGGCCAGGACGGCCAGCGCCAACGCCGACAGCACCTATACCGCCTCCAGCACGTTGATGGTGGTCATGCTGCTGGTCGGCATCGTGGGCGGCCTGACGCTGGCCTGGTTCTTCGCGCGCGCCATCGCCAACGCCGTCGGCGACGCCGTTCGCGTGGCCAACGACGTGTCCGCCGGCAAGCTGGACGGCAAGATCGACACCAGCCGCCAGGACGAAGTGGGCCAGCTGCTGTCGGCCATGCAGCGCATGCAGACCCAGCTGCAGTCGGTCATGGCCGCGCAGAGCGAGATGGCCGCGCGCCATGACGAAGGCCAGATCAGCTACCGCATGGACGACAGCGCGTTCCCCGGCGACTACGGCCGCATGGTGCGCGACACCAACGCGCTGGTGGGCTCGCACCTGCAGGCCATCGGCGATGCGCTGAAGATCATGCAGCGCTACTCGATCGGCGACCTGAGCCTGGACATGCCCAAGCTGCCGGGCGAGAAGGCCAACCTGACCGAGACGATGGACGCCACCAAGGCCAACCTGTCGGCCATCAACGGCGAGATCAAGCGCCTGGCGATGGCGGCCTCCTCGGGCGACTTCAGCCAGCGCGGCGACGTGGACAGGTACCAGTACGATTTCCGCGACATGATCGACGGCCTGAACCAGCTGATGGAGACCACCGACGGCAACCTGGCCGAAGTCTCGGAACTGCTGCAGGCCATCGCCCGCGGCGACCTGACCGCGCGCATGGAAGGCGACTTCCACGGCGTGTTCGCCCGCATGCGCGACGACGCCAACGCCACAGTCAGCCAGCTGACCGACATCGTCGGCCGCATCCAGGACGCCTCCACTTCCATCAACACCGCCGCCGGCGAAATCGCCAGCGGCAACAGCGACCTGTCGCGCCGTACCGAGCAGCAGGCCGCCAACCTGGAAGAAACCGCCGCCTCCATGGAGGAACTGACCTCCACCGTGCGCCAGAACGCGGAAAGCGCCCGCCAGGCCAACCAGCTGGCCATCGGCGCGGCCGGCGTCGCCTCCCAGGGCGGCGAAGTGGTCGGCAAGGTGGTCACGACGATGCGCGATATCGAGCAGTCGTCCAAGAAGATCGCCGACATCATCTCGGTCATCGACGGCATCGCCTTCCAGACCAACATCCTGGCGCTGAACGCGGCGGTGGAAGCCGCCCGTGCCGGCGAACAGGGCCGCGGCTTCGCGGTGGTGGCTTCCGAGGTGCGCACGCTGGCCCAACGCAGCGCCAACGCCGCCAAGGAGATCAAGGGCCTGATCGAGACCTCGGTGGACAAGGTGGCCGACGGTTCGGCGCTGGTGAACCAGGCCGGCGCCACCATGGGCGAGATCGTGGCCAGCGTGCAGCGCGTGACCGACATCATGGCCGAGATCTCCGCTGCCTCGCAGGAGCAGTCGGCCGGCATCGAGCAGGTCAACCAGACCATCACCCAGATGGACGAAACCACCCAGCAGAATGCCGCGCTGGTGGAAGAAGCCTCGGCCGCTGCCCGTTCCATGGAGGAGCAGGCCCAGGCCCTGAGCGAATCGGTCTCGGTGTTCAAACTGCATGCGCACGCCGCCCCCACGGCGGCCGCCAGGCAGCCTGCCCGTCCCGCAGCCGCCGCGCCGGCCAAGCCCACCGCGCGACCCGCCGCCCCGGCGGCCCTGGAGCCCGCGCTGGCCGAAGGCGACGACTGGCAGGAGTTCTGA
- a CDS encoding EAL domain-containing protein codes for MLGRTLTSLAPGHDARAATAPSQDSLWQVLEQSVDAAFVVDARHRVVLFNPAAEALWGCRREDVHGLPFTRLLAAPQTAASPEATLAALTGSHRDATLRRPDGSEIACSVSMSRMEVGAHAFHTAFVRDTSEQQRQLARLRQLSIVVDSSDNAIFISSADREVVYVNSGFTRMLGYRLEELRGIRPAQLLSGPHTDPSLDQRINHAISAGEGLQTEVLLYTKSGRPLWLSAAINPVHDEDGALLGLVSVLSDITRTKMHQVLHNKVLDALVHEWAVTDVMTLICREVEHIAPELTVSIITVDSEGLMRTLASPSLPEAWARKVDGMAIGPRAGVCGAAAWRGRAVLVKDIASDPLCANTRHLTSPLGLRACWTHPIKSSSGRVLGTLSFYYRENRGPDELHERLADTCLHLCSLTLEREQTNERVHQLAFYDTLTGLPNRIMFSAKAEQALANVAQANGTAAVLFIDLDRFKRVNDAQGHAAGDGLLRDVAARLSEELGGINIVGRQAGDEFVAVLPMCSAEQAGSVAERLLGAISTPTAAGLMTLHPSASIGVAMFPDDGRDIDLLVRHADMAMYRAKSDGGGGFRFFSVDMNRLAQERVSLETALRDALRLDQLQLQYQPQVGGGDQRQLYGVEALLRWHHADLGVIPPSRFVPVAEECGLIAELSLWVLRQACKQMADWRHRGIDIPRVSVNISAINFREPALSLQIAGLLDEHGLSPDDLTLEITESVMLDPDPDVLENIEAIYVLGVRLSLDDFGTGYSSLSHLHRLPISELKLDQSFVRDIDTSAIARTLTSSVLRIGESLGMKVVAEGVETESQHRFLTEQRFPVLQGYLFSPPLLPAPLEHWLAEHRYTAAVEAETGPVRVS; via the coding sequence ATGCTAGGACGCACGCTGACCTCGCTGGCGCCCGGACACGACGCACGGGCGGCGACGGCGCCCTCGCAGGACAGTCTCTGGCAGGTGCTGGAGCAGTCCGTCGATGCCGCCTTCGTCGTCGATGCCCGGCATCGCGTGGTGCTGTTCAATCCGGCCGCGGAAGCCCTGTGGGGATGTCGCCGGGAGGACGTGCATGGCCTGCCGTTCACGCGCCTGCTGGCCGCCCCCCAGACCGCCGCCTCGCCCGAAGCGACCCTGGCGGCGCTGACCGGCAGCCACCGCGATGCCACATTGCGGCGCCCGGATGGCAGCGAGATCGCCTGTTCGGTCTCGATGTCCAGGATGGAAGTGGGCGCGCACGCCTTCCACACCGCCTTCGTCCGCGATACCAGCGAACAGCAGCGCCAGCTGGCGCGGCTGCGCCAGCTGTCCATCGTGGTGGACAGCAGCGACAACGCGATCTTCATCAGCTCGGCCGACCGCGAGGTCGTCTACGTCAACAGCGGCTTCACCCGCATGCTGGGCTACCGGCTGGAGGAACTGCGGGGCATCCGGCCCGCCCAGTTGCTGTCCGGTCCGCACACCGACCCGTCGCTGGACCAGAGGATCAACCACGCCATTTCCGCCGGCGAGGGCCTGCAGACCGAGGTGCTGCTGTACACCAAGTCCGGCCGGCCGCTGTGGCTGTCCGCGGCGATCAACCCCGTGCACGACGAGGACGGCGCGCTGCTGGGCCTGGTCAGCGTGCTGAGCGACATCACCCGCACCAAGATGCACCAGGTGCTGCACAACAAGGTGCTGGACGCACTGGTGCACGAGTGGGCCGTGACCGACGTGATGACCCTGATCTGCCGCGAGGTGGAGCACATCGCGCCCGAGCTGACCGTCTCCATCATCACCGTGGACAGCGAGGGGTTGATGCGTACGCTCGCCTCACCCAGCCTGCCCGAAGCCTGGGCGCGCAAGGTCGACGGCATGGCCATCGGCCCGCGCGCCGGCGTCTGCGGCGCCGCCGCCTGGCGCGGTCGCGCGGTGCTGGTCAAGGACATCGCCAGCGACCCGCTGTGCGCGAACACGCGCCACCTCACCTCCCCGCTGGGCCTGCGCGCCTGCTGGACCCATCCCATCAAGTCCAGCAGCGGCCGCGTCCTCGGCACCCTGTCCTTCTACTACCGCGAGAACCGCGGCCCCGACGAACTGCACGAACGGCTGGCCGACACCTGCCTGCACCTGTGCTCGTTGACCCTGGAGCGCGAACAGACCAACGAACGCGTCCACCAGCTGGCCTTCTACGACACGCTGACCGGGCTGCCCAACCGCATCATGTTTAGCGCCAAGGCCGAACAGGCCCTGGCCAACGTCGCCCAGGCGAACGGCACGGCCGCCGTGCTGTTCATCGACCTGGACCGCTTCAAGCGGGTGAACGATGCGCAGGGCCATGCGGCCGGCGACGGCCTGCTGCGCGACGTGGCCGCGCGCCTGAGCGAGGAACTGGGCGGCATCAACATCGTCGGCCGCCAGGCCGGCGACGAATTCGTGGCGGTGCTGCCGATGTGCAGCGCCGAGCAGGCGGGCAGCGTGGCCGAGCGCCTGCTGGGCGCGATCTCCACGCCCACCGCCGCCGGCCTGATGACCCTGCACCCCAGCGCCAGCATCGGCGTGGCGATGTTCCCCGACGATGGTCGCGACATCGACCTGCTGGTCCGCCACGCGGACATGGCCATGTACCGCGCCAAGAGCGACGGCGGCGGCGGCTTCCGCTTCTTCAGCGTGGACATGAACCGCCTGGCGCAGGAACGCGTCTCGCTGGAAACCGCGCTGCGCGATGCCCTGCGCCTGGACCAGCTGCAGCTGCAGTACCAGCCGCAGGTCGGCGGCGGGGACCAGCGGCAGCTGTACGGCGTGGAAGCCCTGTTGCGCTGGCACCACGCCGACCTGGGGGTCATCCCGCCCTCGCGCTTCGTGCCGGTGGCCGAGGAATGCGGCCTGATCGCCGAACTCAGCCTGTGGGTGCTGCGCCAGGCCTGCAAGCAGATGGCCGACTGGCGCCACCGCGGCATCGACATTCCGCGCGTATCGGTGAACATCTCCGCGATCAATTTCCGCGAACCCGCGCTGTCGCTGCAGATCGCCGGCCTGCTGGACGAACACGGCCTGTCGCCGGACGACCTGACGCTGGAGATCACCGAAAGCGTCATGCTGGACCCGGACCCGGACGTGCTGGAGAACATCGAAGCCATCTACGTGCTGGGCGTGCGCCTGTCGCTGGACGACTTCGGCACCGGCTACTCCAGCCTGAGCCATCTGCACCGCCTTCCGATCAGCGAGCTGAAGCTGGACCAGAGCTTCGTGCGCGACATCGACACCAGCGCCATCGCGCGCACGCTGACCTCCTCGGTGCTGCGCATCGGCGAAAGCCTGGGCATGAAGGTCGTCGCCGAGGGCGTGGAAACCGAGTCGCAGCACCGCTTCCTGACCGAACAGCGGTTCCCGGTGCTGCAGGGCTACCTGTTCTCGCCGCCCCTGCTGCCCGCCCCGCTCGAGCACTGGCTGGCCGAGCACCGCTATACCGCCGCGGTCGAGGCCGAAACCGGACCCGTGCGGGTGTCCTGA